In Ovis aries strain OAR_USU_Benz2616 breed Rambouillet chromosome 13, ARS-UI_Ramb_v3.0, whole genome shotgun sequence, the following are encoded in one genomic region:
- the FAM209A gene encoding protein FAM209A, which produces MQSLKWCLFLPLCLSCSYAFMFSSLRDKPKETQGKVPCGGHFRIRQNLPEHTQSWLGSKWLWLVFIVVLYMILKFRGDGEKKKVQTPTTLRGCTFRPPGRKIASPNKNHAFNSLTRLEMDLVKFVSRVRNLKVSMATSSHFRLQNLGNVDPHHNITIYEIWGKDDFAD; this is translated from the exons ATGCAGTCTCTGAAATGGTGCTTGTTCTTGCCTCTGTGTCTGTCCTGCAGCTATGcctttatgttttcttctctgaGAGATAAACCCAAAGAAACCCAGGGGAAGGTGCCCTGCGGAGGGCACTTTCGAATTCGGCAGAATCTACCAGAGCATACCCAAAGCTGGCTTGGGAGCAAGTGGCTCTGGCTCGTTTTTATTGTTGTGCTGTACATGATACTGAAGTTTCGAGGAGATGGTGAGAAGAAGAAG GTGCAGACTCCTACCACCCTTCGGGGCTGTACATTTCGCCCTCCAGGAAGGAAAATCGCTTCACCCAACAAAAACCATGCATTCAATAGCTTAACCCGGCTCGAAATGGACCTTGTGAAATTTGTGTCCAGGGTGCGGAATCTGAAAGTCAGCATGGCAACCAGCAGTCACTTCAGGCTTCAGAACTTAGGGAATGTAGATCCACACCATAACATTACAATATATGAGATTTGGGGCAAAGACGACTTTGCCGATTGA